The sequence below is a genomic window from Ipomoea triloba cultivar NCNSP0323 chromosome 2, ASM357664v1.
tttgaattgatccgtccaggattgtgttaaaccaatcttgagctgttccgtccaaagtggacaagaatgctctgcacatgatggcatcgcttgccccaatcatgaccatggctgccttgtatcttgtcatatgggtacgtgGATCCGAAGTGctagtgtaggccttgatggtgggtagtcgaaagtcttttggaagaggaacttccattatgtcaggagagaatggagcagCCATTCTTACTTtaggttctggtgagtgttctcttgcttctactttcttctCCAAGTcgtctatctgcctttggagtctttcaaCTAGGTCTTCTTGTGTTGTTCtatgtctagtggagtgacgcgaaGCCAgtccaccagattcgcccatcctttctctGGGCGGTCGCTTGATTATTGCTTTGCTTGCTTGTTGATGGGGACCTNCGGGCCtcgaccaagtgttggccgagggctgacctcgaccaattatattattattattattttgttttgttttttgttttgttttgtttttttttttaatttttgacgaggactgacctcggccaaacttAACCGAAaacttggccgaggactgattttttttttttgagcgcaagattggccgaggactgacctcggccaagtTGGAGAGTTTTTTGACGGGCCATCagcgaattacatgttttttgcgttgcgcggacttttcctctagctcactgtttcttgcttcctcgcccaggtcgcacctcctcttcttggtgttggaagctgaaggctcaggatcttcttcctttcgccacacattgtcgggtaggctttgttgatgctggtactgtcccGGATACTCGACGAATTGGGTAAAATATCCTCTCTGCACCAGTTCCTCTATTTGTCCTTTTAAAGTATGACACTCGTCAGTATCATGTCCAACCTGCCGGTGGAACCGACAGTACTTAGTTTGGTCCTCGCCCGTAGAAACTGCCATACACTCTtagggaaaatgcaccattcccatttcctcagcgtgacttagaatcacgctaatcgggtgagtaagcggtgttaagtgccgCGGTGAGGCGAGACGAGGTCactcatctcttcccttcgttgagggtggttggtttggtcgtggtgcctggctgggcggaccagctttatcaggtcgcccactctttcgtccttcctcatcatccttttttctcctgtcagcctcctctgcgtctgcgtaccggttggccgttctcatgagttcctcataagagcgtgggtggtgggtgttcagttgtttgtggaaatcgcctgacctTAGTGCTTGGATGAAGGTGAGAATTGTTGCCTTCGAGTCGAAGTCATATACgctgttgacttcttttttccatttgcttaagaagtctcgcaggctttcccccttatcctgctttaccccgccgagatgtgagaatggtttcttatgttgtatacttcctGAGAAATAGGACAAGAAACtcttggatagctctgcaaaagtttgaattgatccgtccaggattgtgttaaaccaatcttgagctgttccgtccaaagtggacaagaatgctctgcacatgatggcatcgcttgccccaatcatgaccatggNtaagaagtctcgcaggctttcccccttatcctgctttaccccgccgagatgtgagaatggtttcttatgttgtatacttcctGAGAAATAGGACAAGAAACtcttggatagctctgcaaaagtttgaattgatccgtccaggattgtgttaaaccaatcttgagctgttccgtccaaagtggacaagaatgctctgcacatgatggcatcgcttgccccaatcatgaccatggctgccttgtatcttgtcatatgggtacgtgGATCCGAAGTGctagtgtaggccttgatggtgggtagtcgaaagtcttttggaagaggaacttccattatgtcaggagagaatggagcagCCATTCTTACTTtaggttctggtgagtgttctcttgcttctactttcttctCCAAGTcgtctatctgcctttggagtctttcaaCTAGGTCTTCTTGTGTTGTTCtatgtctagtggagtgacgcgaaGCCAgtccaccagattcgcccatcctttctctGGGCGGTCGCTTGATTATTGCTTTGCTTGCTTGTTGAtggggacctctattggaggatccttgtaCCCCCAGCCGATCTCGGACAGATCTAGAAGCCATCGGCCGTTCTTGAGCAGATCTGGAAATTGGCTGAGGTCCGCCTTCCTGTCGTTGAGTTCTGTCTCGCCTTGGAGATTGCACTTCCtcctccagagggggtggtggcggtagAGTCTGGCCTTGCATTCNtgagtaagcggtgttaagtgccgCGGTGAGGCGAGACGAGGTCactcatctcttcccttcgttgagggtggttggtttggtcgtggtgcctggctgggcggaccagctttatcaggtcgcccactctttcgtccttcctcatcatccttttttctcctgtcagcctcctctgcgtctgcgtaccggttggccgttctcatgagttcctcataagagcgtgggtggtgggtgttcagttgtttgtggaaatcgcctgacctTAGTGCTTGGATGAAGGTGAGAATTGTTGCCTTCGAGTCGAAGTCATATACgctgttgacttcttttttccatttgcttaagaagtctcgcaggctttcccccttatcctgctttaccccgccgagatgtgagaatggtttcttatgttgtatacttcctGAGAAATAGGACAAGAAACtcttggatagctctgcaaaagtttgaattgatccgtccaggattgtgttaaaccaatcttgagctgttccgtccaaagtggacaagaatgctctgcacatgatggcatcgcttgccccaatcatgaccatggctgccttgtatcttgtcatatgggtacgtgGATCCGAAGTGctagtgtaggccttgatggtgggtagtcgaaagtcttttggaagaggaacttccattatgtcaggagagaatggagcagCCATTCTTACTTtaggttctggtgagtgttctcttgcttctactttcttctCCAAGTcgtctatctgcctttggagtctttcaaCTAGGTCTTCTTGTGTTGTTCtatgtctagtggagtgacgcgaaGCCAgtccaccagattcgcccatcctttctctGGGCGGTCGCTTGATTATTGCTTTGCTTGCTTGTTGAtggggacctctattggaggatccttgtaCCCCCAGCCGATCTCGGACAGATCTAGAAGCCATCGGCCGTTCTTGAGCAGATCTGGAAATTGGCTGAGGTCCGCCTTCCTGTCGTTGAGTTCTGTCTCGCCTTGGAGATTGCACTTCCtcctccagagggggtggtggcggtagagtctggccttgcattcctgcgactagCTAGGCCATtgtcgccgccgcctgttggatgacctgcgctgctgcctgaaggtccaccGCCTGGGTGGGAGCAGCAATCGCTGGGTGGGGAGCAGCAGTCGCCGGGTGGGGAGCAGCAGTCGCTGGGCATGGAGTGTGGCCATCACCATGGTtattgttgagttggctacggaggtcaccttctctgcgCTGGTGATTGTCGTTGAGCTGGCTACGAAGGTCACCACCGCGGTTACtattgagctgctcacgaagatcgcctgaggggtgacccttgttcaaCTGACGAGGGGTATGCAAGCTGCTGGATCCGAatgccattgatagtgatgagatggACTGAGTGGTTTGagatttttgtaaatttagcctgagatctgatctcggctctcaatgaaagcaccaatgacggtaataatgtgtttaccggtatattatttgagtatttgaatgtttgaatacagtattgagagtagtgctcagtgtacaagagagttcagtatgtattgtctagtaagaagtgtcctCCCTCTACAAGTGTTTTGTGAGCCTTTTATCttgttcagctcagtaatggagcattaatgttgaggagctgaacgatggagctcagtaatggagcattaatgttgaggagctgaacgATGGTCATCACTGCTGAGGagtgaacgttggacatcaatgctgaggagctgaacgttggtcatcaaacgttggacatcaatgctgaggagctgaacgttggtcatcaatgctgactgaacgttggtcatcaacattgaggagctgaacgttggtcatcaatgctgaggagttggaccgttgagcattgatgctgaggagtgaggtatCTTTGAACGACAACTatcctgccagtggttccgggttgtgctagtggttccgggtcgggtaccctgATTACTCTGTCAGTATGTTAATATTGTGTGTTCATagtatacaaattttaaatgcttaaaaggtaaattgtgaacatatataaactagtattttcgcccgtgcgttgcacggaatggatttgctataatattttaagaatatttggatcgatatacaattatataaattataacatcaaatattatatagagcaattgatgaaatttgttggaccgattatgttttctgatgttttcctcaCTCGAATttaagcaaataattgtccaattacccgtgcgatgtacaaataaattttttattatatatttagataataaaaataaagataaaattatttaaaaacgcacggaatggatttgctataatattttaagaatatttggatcgatatacaattatataaattataacatcaaatattatatagagcAATTgatgaatataaattataacatcaaatattatatagagcaattgatgaaatttgttggaccgattatgttttctgatgttcaattgatgaaatttgttggaccgattatgttttctgatgttgaacatgtacatttatttgattataagattagtgcaaaagtattactcaattaattgataatatatgacttgcttgtctacaattatcttaaaaatatcaatatgtaatatgacttatgtaattatattattactaaaataaatatgggaaaaattagaaataatttaattataattataattataattagtataaaaataaattcaacgaccaatgtctagtttaattatcataataatgattagacaattattaatagtcaattacactaatatatgtgaaattatacttttataacttaagtatattcatgttcactgtatcgcatttagttttttcttcctcctcaatagttttttatatatagtaatcttattacgatagaattgtagtatgataggaattgtaatgtagaattgtacaacgaatatgaaaataggaaataatcgcatcctaaatattgtaggactgttttgggcgggaagcttaaagtgaagatttagtttttatatttagTACTCTTATTACGAtataattgtagtatgataggaattgtaatatagaattgtacaacgaataggaaaataggaaataatcgcatcctaaatattgtaagaCTCTTTTGGGAGGGAAGTTTAAagtgatgattttgtttttatgtataatatagataatatagatatagatagattgcattgcaggtaaatatatatactgtattattacgataaataattttaatctagaattgtattacgaataggaacgtaggaaagaatatatattttattatgaattatattttaatttacaattgtattacgaatatgaattgtattaccatattttccAATACTACGCaaaaccataatagtataggagtattttagacggaaagttaaaactgagaatattgtttttattaatattatagattgcattgcagggaaatatatatactgtattattacaattagtaattgtaatctaaaattgtattacgaataggaatgtaggaaaaaatatatattttattagaaattctattttaatttacaattgtattacgaataggaattgtattaccgtatttttcaatattacgcaaaccataatagtatatgagtgttttgggcgggaagttaaaactgaggatattgtttttattaatagtatatattgtaaatttttaaaaactaaattgtgaatattcaaaaataatttgagaaaaaatggTAATTGGGCTGAGCGGGCTCATTTCTTCAGCCTTTGAAAAGAGGTCCACACCATCGAATTTGGCCCATATCCATCAACGCCCACGATCCGCGCCGTTCGTCCTTACAACTATCTTCCATCGTTCGGGAACCGGTGAGCGGACGAGCGAGCTTCGAACTCTGCTATGTAGCTTTTGTCCAGAGTGGTTAATTTAatctggtaatttttttttttcgtctgAAATCAGCCGCACTGGTGATTCGTCGAGACTGTTTCGAAGATGACAACCTCGAAGCGAAATCACAAAGAGAAGATAATTCGTCGCAACAAGTACGTTTCGTACACATTTGATTTCTGCTGTTGAAATTTGTTAAAAGTTTAGGTGTTTTGATTGGGAAATTTGTAGCCCTCTTGTAGCTCCGTGCTTGGTTTTTTGGATAATTTTGTTGCTGTTGAGAAAGTAAAAATTAGGGATTTATGGTTATGAGTTGTTTGCGTGTAATGAATGAATGGATTATTCAGAGAGGAGAAAGCAGAAGAACCAGAGCAACCCAAGTACAGAGACAGAGCCAAAGAGAGGAGGGAGGATCAAAATCCAGATTACGTGGAGTCTGGTGCCTATCATAGCGTTCGTCCTCCCGGTTCGGATATCGGGTGAGACTCCACAACCTCTTTATTCTCCCATCTAGTTTATTGTCAGTATCTTGGGAAAATAATTCACAGGAGCTAAAAATGTGAAGATTTTTTGTGCTAAAAAATGCTGGGAATCTTAAActtttgatttattaataaaaagtatttaattatacttttattctaTGTATGAGTGCATGAATTTCTTCAATGTGATTGACTTTGagctttaaaatttttcaatgtCTGCAGTGCTGATGCTCACAAGTTATCTATTGAGAAGAGCAAGTATCTCGGAGGTTGGTTTACTTGGCTATATTTGATTCTTTTTCTTGCTCTTAGCAGTAAACTGCTACTAAATATATTGGCTACATCATCCAGTTGTATGGTTTGTCTGGTGTCCCAATGAATATAAGAAGCAAGATAATTAACACACCTAGAACAAGAATGGCAGGAGGATGAGACCTCGTGATTATTGATAGGAATGGAAAAATGCAAATGGGTTATTTTGCCTGTACTGTTGGACAAAAATAAATCAAGATTAGATAAGCTGACTTTCCTTCTTTGATGGATTATGCCATCAGGTGATGTGGAACACACGCACTTGGTTAAAGGATTGGATTATGCTTTGCTTCATAAAGTGAGAAGTGAAATAGATAAGAAGCCAGATGTTGGAGATGATTCTGATGGAAAATCTAGGTAATGACTCGGTTTATCACGCAGAAGTTTGATACTCTTTctgttctctctctctttgttcATTCTATTTAATTGCTTCAGTAACTATACAGCACTGATTAAAATGTCACATTACTATTTACCTCTGGATTATAAGTTTTGCTTACCTTTTCCCTTCTGTTTACAGAGCATCAAAGGAAGATCAAACACTTGCTTTCCGCACTGCCACTGCAAAGGTGCACTAGTTTATTAaagatttgaatttgaattcttaagtatctttattgttattacttattagtttactCGTTCCTCAAGTGATTGATTTTTATCTGATCTTGGCTTGCAGTCAGTTTACAAGTGGATAGTCAAGCCACCGACTGTTGTAAAGACCAATGAAATGTTCCTTCCTGGGAGGATggcttttatttttaacatgGTAAATTTCCGTTCTTGCTACAGCTATGACTTTCTTCGTCATATATCAATCTGTTCTTCATGTTTTTGCAGGAAAATGGATTTTCCCATGATATTCCCACGACTGTCCACAGGAGTAAAGCTGACTGTCCTGTCCCCGAGGTGTTTCTTTTTTCCATTATCTTTTATACTTTCCACCAATTACATGACCTTCTTTTATCTTATTTGCTCTTGTTAGTTGTTCTTTTTCAGGAAATGGTTACTGTCAGTGTTGATGGCTCTGTCTTAGATAGGATAGCTAAAATTATGTCATATCTCCGTCTTGGATCATCTGGGAAAGttctcaagaagaagaagaaagaaaaagatggAAAAGGTGATTGAATTATGCATTTCAttaattcttaaatttcttTCTAAAACTTCTATTTGAGTTTCCCAAAAGGAAAAACCATGTTCCCTTGTTCTATTTCTTTCACATGATTTGATGCTTTGCTTAAATTAGTGGACCTTAGGGGTAGGCGTCAAGTTGGGTTGGGCGGGGAatttctgtgtgtgtgtgtgtgtgtgtattcacTCAGTTATGTTTGGGCATCCAAAAtctgaaatgattttttttttctttggctGGATATCCGAATTTCTATAAAATCTGAACTGAAATTTGGGTTGTTCTCCCCATGAGTAATTAGTGCAATAAAACACATAGGAAAATGGATAAGGCCCATATAGATGGTTTCTCTCAGTTCTGTTTAACTCGAATCTTTTCTATTTTCTGTTAGGGTTCTGCCTGTGTGAAATCAATTCATGGGTTCTGGAGTAATTCATGCAATTAATatgattgtgtttttttttgttctatCAATATGTTCTACCTTTTAGGTAAGGTTTCAGGCTTTCCCAATGGTTATGAAGATGAGAATATAACAAAATCTGATGCAATGAAGAATCATCATGACAAAGCAACTGTACTACCTGCTCCCGCATCTTCTAAAAAGAATCATAATGAATCAAGAGAGAAACAGGGCCCAACTGTTGCTAGAgctgaagaagatgatatatttGTTGGGGATGGAGTTGACTATTCTGTTCCCACTGTAGATCCAAACCAAAGCCCTATATCGGAGGATATGGAAGAATCCCCTCGAAATAAAGAAAGACCTTCATATTTCAGTGAATCTGCCTATGCCTCAATTCCATCATCTGAGCCACCTCATGGATGGCAACAAGTGGTGAGCTTGACCAGTGATAACTCCATATTTGCTCGTATTTCTGCCTTGAAATTTCTTCTAGTTGTACTCTTTACatacatttcttttattttaccATTAATAGCTGTGTCTATCTGGGTCAGAATGGGTATGATGCTGTTCAAGCACAGGCCATGGCTGGTGTGTACCCACCAGAGTGGCAGGATTACCAATATGCTGAGCAAGTGGCCTACCCTGATCAATACCTCCAGCAAGACATACAGACTTATGATATGCAAACTGGTTTAAACATTCAGCAAGACCCGCGTTTTATGACACAAGAAGAAAAGGATAGAGGCTTAGGGTCAGTGTTTAAGAGAGATGATCAGAGGCTTCAAcaattgagagagagagatgctCGGGAGAAGGATCCCAATTTTGTATCTGAGAGCTATTCTGAGTGCTATCCTGGTTACCAAGAGTACAATCGTGAGATTGTTGACAGTGATGATGAAGCTGATTTGTCAAAGATGGATATGGGCGGACGTGTAAGTGATTTCTTATGAATAGAGTAGTTGTAAAGTTATAGATACCAGACGTTATCTTCTCATTCGAAATAGGCATTCACTGC
It includes:
- the LOC116011204 gene encoding suppressor of mec-8 and unc-52 protein homolog 2, whose amino-acid sequence is MTTSKRNHKEKIIRRNKEEKAEEPEQPKYRDRAKERREDQNPDYVESGAYHSVRPPGSDIGADAHKLSIEKSKYLGGDVEHTHLVKGLDYALLHKVRSEIDKKPDVGDDSDGKSRASKEDQTLAFRTATAKSVYKWIVKPPTVVKTNEMFLPGRMAFIFNMENGFSHDIPTTVHRSKADCPVPEEMVTVSVDGSVLDRIAKIMSYLRLGSSGKVLKKKKKEKDGKGKVSGFPNGYEDENITKSDAMKNHHDKATVLPAPASSKKNHNESREKQGPTVARAEEDDIFVGDGVDYSVPTVDPNQSPISEDMEESPRNKERPSYFSESAYASIPSSEPPHGWQQVNGYDAVQAQAMAGVYPPEWQDYQYAEQVAYPDQYLQQDIQTYDMQTGLNIQQDPRFMTQEEKDRGLGSVFKRDDQRLQQLRERDAREKDPNFVSESYSECYPGYQEYNREIVDSDDEADLSKMDMGGRAKGRLHRWDFETEEEWATYNEQKEAMPKAAFQFGVKMQDGRKTRKQNKDQKLTNELHKINKILSRKKMEEKGDINEDDSHPGKKLRI